ACCTCCACTTCCAAGTACAAGATGCCTGTTGGAGGTCGTTATATGACTTCCCTGTTTACTCCCAGCCCTTTCAGTCTAGTTAGTGCCTGTagattgttttttttttctcttcctccacgCATCCACAAACGTTCCAGAATCTTCACATAGCGACACTGTACTGCCACAGTGGATCCGTTGAAGAAGATATACTCTTCAATGTCCTGACGATTCGGACGTCGTTCAAACTCTCGACAAAGCTCCCACAGTGAAACTGACATGGTCTCAAAAGGACCAAAGGTCACACCCAAGACCGTAGAGTCTCTAGCGCAGCAGCAGCTGTGGTACAGTGGCTTTGATGTGACGACCGACCCAGGACGCCGGCAGTGTCAGAAGCAGTTAATACCTGAGCTCCTTGTGGGGGTTGACAGGGGTAAATCCGTGCCTATGGAAATCCCCAGATTGCTAAACGCCGCCAAATCTGAACTAGAAAAACTCCACGTGGCACAGAAAAAAGTTCAGTGAGAGGGTGAGGACCAGATCACGCATATAgaagcttccaaggttattTCCCTTCTCCCACTTCAGGCGTAACGAGTGTGTTCATAGTTATTCAGACAAGGACTCAAAACAACCCGGGACATTGGCCTAAAAGACATAGCAACATAATGGTCCTGTTTAGAAAATTGGTAACAAGAGCAGGGATAGTCTCGAGTCCAAGGGTTGTGTGTAGGAAACTTGAGGAACAAAGAAGGTGGGCGTTTCTCCAGCCAAGTATTTATAGACTCTTTATTGGCTTTGATAACTCCGTTGGCCTTGTTCAGATTCTAAAAGGGACCAATCCCTTTgtcaaaaagaaagagaactCCCTCGACGATATAAAAATTCGCGATGTCCCAGTGCAACTCTCATTCATCACACTTCACCATCTACAATCACACCATCAGTTTTTATTACCATCAAACCCATTCAGACCAACTGACACAGTTTCTCCAGAGACTAACTATAGCAATCATGCCTGCCCACCACCACTGTAACGCTCATGCCGGTCTGCCCCGTGTCTGGCTGGGTTGGGGTGAGTTGGGCAACCGCAAGGCTCAACTCCAAGCCGAGCAGGACGAGTAAGTGTCAAAAGAACGTTTCCACCAATTGCAAGGAGACAAACTAAAAAATTTCCCTTAGCTACTTCGAAACACATACCCCTGATTTCAAACTGCGACACCCAGACACCGGTCGGCGCAGTTGGCATGTGCACTTGGATGTCATTCGGAAGTCGACCCGTTGGATCGACTGGCGAATTCATAAAACTGGAGATAAGCAGAAGCTTGTTCTTCCTGATTTGGTACGTGCGGAGCAGGTCGATAGTCTTCTTAATTTCTTTTATACTGGTGACTATTCGGTGGACGAAGCCGATCTGAGATATTACTCAATTCGGCCCTGTCCCGGTGGCTGTGTCACTTGTCCTCAGATCTGTCAGCTCTTGCGCATTCACTTGTCCATGTTCCAaattgctcttcttcttagAATTACTGATCTTCAGGCTATCACGTTCCGCAGATTCCGTGATCTCATGGATACTGCCCCTGCTTTCGTTTTGCAGTACGCCGTTCACGCCGTCTACAGTAGGGAGCCTATCCCTGATGGCAGCAACAACTTTCAGATAACGGGATTGAAGTCCGTCACGGACTATCGCCCTGAGCTGGTGCTTCCTGCAGTTCTCCGGTATTGCGGATACTACCGACTGAATCCTCAGCAGATCACTAGACACGGGAGAAAGGTGAGGGTTTTTGGTGAGGCGGAGTTTGCTGAGTTACGCCGCAAAAGCCCCAAGTTTGCTGGAGACCTGGCTCTGGGATTGTGGCTGGATACTATTGATATCACAGTTCCGACGATTCAGTTCCCGGGTAACTCGGAGCCCGTCAGGTCGCTTCATCCCTATATGCAGACCCCACTCGTACCACAGGGGGTAGACCCCAAGCGGTCAAATTATCAGTACGTGACTTACTTGCAGCCTTTGCCCTTCAGGGATTTCAATGATCAGCGACCTTCGAACACTCCTACATGGACCCCATCCCCTCCGTGTACCTCCACTGGGTCGTTTGTTGCCACGCGGACTCCATCGCAACGCAGCCAGACTTCATTGCAGCAGACCCCAGGCGTTCCTCAACTGACCTTAGAGCAGACAGAGGAGCGTAGCTTCGTTAACGAAGCTCTATTCGATTCCACTATGGATCAGATCTCCACGCAAATACTACAGGAAAATTCCACTGGCCCCGTCGATTTGAGTAAGATTGACTGGACACAGACGATGGACTGGAGTGGAACGGATGTATCCGATATTGACTTCAGCGCGCTTTTACATGATGAGGGGTTGGGCGAGCCCGATCTGAATGCGTGGGACTTGACACAGGCAATGAACTGGACGGAAGAGGATCTGGCCAATGTGGACTTCACCCAATTATTGACTGACGACACCATGGACTTGCAGTCTTTTGATCCATCCTGCCTGGATCGGCCCATAGACATGGATTTAGATCTACCCGACTTGACCTGGTTTGACATGGCGGGTCTACCTGAGATCGACTTCTCCGGACTGACTTCCCAGGATTTTATCGACGGTGTGTTCTCGACTCAACCCTAGTACATGGACTCACTATTTCTCGGACTAAATCACCACGTTACCGTGCCTCAGGAGGTTAGCTTTCTCTCAGAGCCATTGAACTCAGAGATGGTTGTTGACTCTACTACTTCCAGCTTGATAGCCCGACAGTCAATCCCCATTTCCGCACAAGCCCCATGTCAACAACAGGCAGCTCGTTCCATATTTCTTTCTGCGGGAGCCAAATCTCGTGCATCGTCTTCGTGTCAGAGTCAGAACTCTACCCAAGCCCGGTACCATTTGAGGAGTCGCCCGAGCGTGGTTGATTTGAGTGCGGAACTCTAGATTTGTTCATGGATAAATAACAAAACCCAGGTGAGTCATCTACTAACATTACTAGTCAGCGGTATTCgttcttttctctttgtctTGTGTTTATTGTTTTTACGCAGATTGAATCGTCTTTCCACTTCTTCGTCTTAGGGGTTTGAGATCAAATTCAATTTGGctaaagaaagaaagaaagataaCAAATCAGCAAGGACTATCTCATCGTCACATAGTTTTatccatctttttttttttactccgTGGATGATATAGAGCTCTGATAGAGAATCGATAGTACCAGGCTCGGGAATTGAGCCCTAAAACCCCCCTTTCCAGGGCAGTTACTTACATCATGAAGGCATAACCCTGTTGTCAACCCGCTATGTTCATTACACCTGGGGGGATCTATAGGGATGGGCTCCACTGGCACACATTGCCTATTCCTAGCCACTAGGTCATGCCAATACACATCAGGTCTAGAAAGTCAATCAAGGGCTATTGTTATCTTTTTAACTTGAATTAAATATAGAGAGGTCAGTTACCATAACTAGTATACACTATGTCACATACCTGATCTGCCCTACCGGCGGGTCCACGGGCTTATATCCCGGGAAGGTGTGCTGACTAATCTCCATGGTCAATTAGCcctagaaaaaaaaaagacccgGTGGGAGTTTTATGCCATTGGCATTCAAAGCTACATACCCCTCAGGGTCAGTGACTCCTTAGCGTGTGAGTCAGTGCTACAATTCATATGTACGggtagagagagagagagagagagagatgcAGAACTGTATACCCCACGTCCATTTGTGGTCTCAGTCCCCTGAGCCTTGAGTGGCAACTCTTTAAATAAATGGGGGTACACACAATTGGATAATTGCAAGTCGTGCAAGTCGTGCTATCTGTACCTTGTGAGATACATCTGCTCCGTTGAGACATGTAACCATGGACATCCACCCAGTCCACTACGTCAGAATTCTTGCCCTGTTAGATGCTTCTTTCCTTCCAACCTGAACATTGCCTATTGTCTAGTGTCCATTGTCCAATACCTGCTGTACCTCTTTGTCCCTGTTACATAACTACCAATACAATGCAATGAGGTGGTTTTCTTCCCCGCTTCGGGATTGTGCGTTCCCCCGCGATATCAGTGTCTCACGGTCGCGGGTCTTCATCTATCTCGGTCTAGCAGTCACTTTACTGCTTCTATCATATCAGCTGATTCTCGACCAGGCTCCGATTATAGGCACAAACTGGACAACGGGTCAGGGTATCAGTGTGGCCGGCGATAATGACCACGTCGTTTCAGATCCTACACAACCCGCCGAGAAGGAGTTGGTTCTCGCCGCCATGCAGGCTAGCAATATGTCTTGGGTCGAGGAATATCTGTCGGACTGGAAGGTGAATATTTATCGTGCTGATGCGAAAGATGGAGACGTTGGCTTGACCGTGCCCGTAAATAAGGGCAATGAGGCGATGGTATATCTAACGTGTGTATTCGATCTTTTGATTCCTTCCATCCCAAGCATTTTCTCATACCGATTGTCCTCTTCACCATTAGCTATATTGTTGATCGCTACCGGTCTCTTCCTGAAGTATCGGTCTTCCTACACGGCGGCCGGTACCAATGGCATGTCGATAACCCGTTATATGATTCGGTCATCTCTATCTCCCATCTCAACTTCGACTTCGTCCAGGAGGCTGGTTATGTGAATCTACGCTGCGCCTGGAGTGTCGGCTGTCCCAGAGAACTTGAACCCGCTCGCTATCTCCGCGAGCGACCAGATGACAAGGGACATCCCACGGCGGTCGAGTATCCCGATCGGTTTATGGAGCTTTTTCCGCGCGCGGAGGTCCCGGAGGTTGTCGGGACGCCGTGTTGTAGTCAGTTTGCTTTGTCCAAGACGAAGATTTACGAGCAGAGTCTTGAGCGTTATGTTCGTTTGCAGCGGTGGTTAATGGAAACGGATTTGGAGGCGGGCATCAGTGGGCGCATTCTGGAGTATTCGTGGCACAGTGGGTCCTCTCCTTTTGCGCTGATCTCCGGATGATCTCCCGCTAACCTCCGCCGTTTACAGTGATCTTTGGAAAACCGGCCCAATACTGTCTCGACCGACGTGAATGTTATTGCCAGACATACCGTTATTGTAACATGACCGATAGCGACATCCAGAAACAGTGGGTATGGCGCGGTTTACAGCTGCCCAAAGGATGGCCAGAACAGAGCGAACCCGCGGAATAGCCACGCATGTATCTCGCCTAATTATGCTTGAGTGAAAACCGAACTTTTTCCATTAGAGACCTAATCTATGTACTCCGATCATCATTTCAGGAAGCGCGATCATCGTCGCGCTAGATGCCCTTTTGTCCTCGAGCCAGCTGTTTCGAGATCCTGACCATTCCGCACAGTGGAATCCATGTATATTAGAGCCTCACCGCCACATATCCTGTTTACTCGATCGCCTGGCGTGGCCCTGACTACTCATCGGTCGCTCTTCATCAGCCGGAATCGCCAGGAACCCACCGAACCCGTTCCCGACGAGCACGCTCTTGCGCGCATCACCTCCCCAAGACCGGTTCAACTGGGCTTCATGCAAGCTTACCGGGCGCGTGGTTGAGTCGCGGCGTCCCGGTGCCGGGATTGGATCGTACGGGGTGAAATTCCACTCAAACTCATCCAAGCCCTTGCTGTACACGTTGAGGGGCTGCGAAAGCCCGCCTCGCATTTGCGGCCCATTTTCACCCCCGCCAAAGAGTCGTGGTGGAGGCATGAGCAGAAGGGTGTCTGGGAATGAGGAATCACGAACATACAAGTCTCGAAGGGCCGGTAAGGTTCGGGACACCAAACACGAGATAAGATAGGAATAGTATGAGGATACCACTGGTGGCATGCCGTGAGTCTCGGTTTGGGATGTGAGTTCATAATGCAGGAGATGCAGCGATCTCGATGCCAGGGGAGGAATCTGCCCCATGGGGAATGAGCGAGACACCTCCTGAATGACAGAAAGACTCTCCAGTCGCGGAGCGCCGGAAAGAATGCAGTGTAGTTTCGACGGAGCAACGCCGGTAGAAGATAATACCAAAGATCCCAAAGTCGCTCGGTTCGCTGGAGTGGAAAGGAACGCGGCAAGCCCGCTCGCGGTGACATGAGGGGTATCGCGAAGTGTAAGAGACTGAACGGGAGGGAATGGCGGCAGAGGCACGTTGACTGCAAATGCAGAGTCGTCAAGCCAATCGAGATTTTCGAGTGTGAGCTCCCGAAGATGGGGGAATGATCCGAGACCGGCGCGCAGAGTGCTAGCCTCCATGTGAACTCCAGATAGCTCCAGCACCTCCAAATTCACCCATAGCTGGGATCCGGCAAGACGTGCAAAACTGCCCTCGGCACCTTGGCGATAGGCCATCCGACGCAGCTCAGGGCATCGGGCCATCAACTCCTGTTTCAAGGATAGACACGATGTCTCGTCGCTGTACAAACCCGCCGGCAGATCAACAAAGCGGAGATTAGGAAGGACGGAAATCGTCCGGGCCACGTTGGCTTTGTTGGCCTCGCGGGTCATGTATGGCATTCGGAGGGACACCACCATATTCCCTAACCCCTGGGATTCTCGTACTGTTCGCATAAATAGTTCCAGACGGACTTGGGGGGCATCGATGGGATCACCATTGCGATTCAAGAATGAACGGCGTTTTCGCCTGGCAGCTAATTCGATTTCGAGTTCGCAGTAATGAACAGGGTCGATTCGGACGTGGGTATAACTGATAGCAAGACCGGTGTTAGGGTTCACCCTCGTCAACAAGGGCCTGGGGATCTCTCCTACAGAAGCGCGCGCGCATCGGAAAACCACCGCTTGTTCACGAGACTACAGTATGCCAGGTCACGCATATCGCATAGCATACAGCCATCGTTGGCAGATTCCTCGGAGGTTTCATAGGTATTATCCGTGGCGTGAGGACAAACAAAGGAGAAAATGCGTGCCAAAACTGGTCGCGGTAGCTGTTTGGTGTAATCTCGGGCGGGCACGTTAGCGCGGGGCGATGGTGGGTCGGTCGTTTCTTGGTTACTTCGTCGTGAGCTTCGTCGTGAGCTTCGCCGTAGCTTGTCAAAAAGGCCCATTCTGAAAGGAGATAGAGCAATGTTGACTCTTCAAGAGGGGAGATGACAGGGACAAAGTACGTTGATGCAGGGTCATAGTCTTCCCCCCTTTCAACCCAGCCACTAACATGAAACACTAACGGGGGGAtcggggagggggaggggggtttTCAGTCTAAGGGGGTTTCATCTTGGAGATCATCAGGATTCAAGGCTTTGCAGACAAGCAACATGGAATCACTTCTTATCGGTGCAATTGTTAGGAAGATGATCTAACGGGTGTGAGATTCCACTGGAGAATGCTTGTATCATCTATCGAGCCAACAGCGTCATTGGAGAGAAACTCCTGACATTCAGTAGGAAAGTGAACATCTCACTCATCCACGATTACCCAATTGTATCCTGGATTGGAGGTTATGATTGATCATTGACATCATCGTGGATCAGGATTGCAACCTCACATACTTCACTTACTGAACCACACACATCAATGGCTGACATCAATCGTAACTTTGATCCTTTTCCCTGGCCAGCATATCCTAACACGCTGCCAGAATCCACCTCCGAAGGACACTGGAAGCACCTGCCACCCTATGAAGGACCATCGGATGAGCAATTCGGTCTACTCAAATGGCGGGGAAAGTGTTTCTGTGGCAAGATCACCTATCTCTTGAAGCGAGAGAAACCACTCATTGCCAAATACTGCCATTGTCGCGTGTGCCAGGTGACCCATGGAGCTCCCCTTCAGTGGGCGGCGATTTTCCACAAGGACGATATCGCATTTCCCAATGGCGTGAGTGGCTTGCGATTTTACTCTTCTACCCACAATCGTCCGGACCATGTGTTGCCGACCAAGGTGTCCTGTGCCAATTGCCGAACACCGATCATGGATGAAGGCCGGAATATGTGCTTGATCTTCCCTCAATTGATTGAGCTGGCGGGATCGAGTCTGGAGCAAAGAGAGAAGACGGAGGCTTTCAAGCCGACGTATGTGTATTTTCTACTACTCTAGGACTGCAAACTGATGATCTTGGTAGATGTCATATCTTCTACCAGTCACGCACGCTAGATCTTCCCGATGGCCTTCCCAAATGGAGCGGAATGGAGAATGCTAGTGACCGGATGGACGACCACGGTCACCGGATCGGAGTCGAGCAGTGATGTCCCTCCAATGGACTAGTGGGGATGTGTACTTGTGTGAAATCGAAGGGGGGAGTAGCCAAATGAATCCTAACCGAGTTGAAGATTTCATCCATAGGTAACAATGGTAACAATTCAGGGCTCTCCCCTCGTGCCATTTTGAGATCACTGAGAAGTCTCTCTTCAGTTCTGTCATCTATGTCTCGAAACCAATCAAGTTTGATAAACCCCTTCTTTTACTTGGCACAATGTTCAACGGGTAAATAGGTTAGAAGAGGTAGAATGCCCATGGGCATACAAGGCAAGGATTGGGATCTTTCAAGGGAACAGAGAAATTGTAGTGATCAAGGGCAAAGGTAATGAATCCATATCATCCAGATCTCAACAATCTTTACAACCAGGTCAGTTCAGCATGATTGGAGGAAATGTGAATGTTCAAGTTCAAGCCTAGGCTGCAGTGTCTTTTCAAGCCCCCTCTGACCTTATATGTTTTACTTACGAGCTATCAAACTGAAAGCAAAAGAAGAGACGAAATCCAATTATCGACGTACAAGATCTGATGGAACAACCTGACTTGCCGGAGAATACATATGCCGATCGATCAGCTGATCCAAGGAGTACAACGTATGTTGTAATGCGCTTTGAGAAGTTTGATCTGGATGGCCTCTGTCGCCTAGCTGCAGCATGTTTCAGTGATGTAACCAAGTGTGTGGGCGTTATCAAACTGAAAGGAAACTTCAAAGCCTTACTTCTTACCATAGACGATGGCAACGAGGTCACAGCAAAAATCCCTTGCCCGAATGCGGGCCCACCCTTGTTAACCACGGCTTCTGAGGTAGCCACTTCAAAGGTTTTGTACGTTGTGTACGTTTTGTGTGCTCACCCTTTTAGGTGCTTTCGCACTTGGCTTAGACAAGTCTCAATCGGCGCCATAAGATGTGAGACCTTGTAAAATTTTCTATCCTTCTGCGTGGTTACGGGTGTTAAGcaatgctgatatcttgtaGGGTCGTGCCTTTCAGAATCTTCGTTGTCGATTTTCCGATGAGAGTTTGCTCACAAGGCAAGATCAGAAGTTGAGGTGCAGCGTCAACTCTATGATTTTGAGGAAAGCCAATCGATTGGTGAATATGAAAGTCTTCTAGCGAAAGTGAACATGATACTGCCAACCTTGTCCAGTGTGCAAAATGTTTCAGGCCCGGTCCTGTGGCACACTGACTTACATTTGGGAAACATTTTTGTTTCCCCAGATCTGCCCGGCACTATTGAAGGGATCATCGATTGGCAATCGTCTCAGATCTACCCTTTGTTCATACAAGGCTCGATTCCCAGAGTTCATCATGCCACCTAAAGACTATCATGTGGGACCTCGCTTCCCGGGGTTGCCAGATGGTGACGAGGACCTGAGTCCCGAGCAACAGAAACAGGCCACCAACGACAACGAGCTGGCATCGAGGTCCAAATACTACGAGATGTCCAGTCTTGCATCTAATAAGAGCGTCTATGAGGCCTTGAAGCTGGACCGCAGATTGTGGGAGCCTTTCACATGTTGCCAGCTATTCTTCCACGGTAGCTTGGCGTTTATTCCAGGACTGGGCCTCACTGGGCCTCCCGGGGTAACTGCCCCTCTTATGATGACAGAGAATGAATGTCAAAAACAGTATGAACAAAAAGTGCAATACGAATACAGGCTTTATCTGTGGGATCTCGTGAAGAGCCAGCTTTGCATCGACAGGGCCGGCTGCGTTCCAAATAACAGATGGGAGGCAACCTAAAAGGCGAACTTGGGAATTGCACAACACGTATATTGAGACAATGAGCGACGAGCTCACTCATGAAGCGGCCTCAATGAAATGGCCTTTTCCCCCACAACCGGTCTAATCTAGGCTGTTTCAATTTCAGATCTTTTTCTTCACCTGTTCAATCAATTCCAACATCACGCGTTTGCCTTCTTCTGGTCGCTCTTTATCTGCAATTTTGTGATTGACTTGTGCCGTTGCAAGTTTTCCATGCGGGTTCTTCCTTAGCCAGTCTCTGAGGCCCTCGCTCTTTGCCTGGCTATTGACTTGAAGGTGGACGTTGTAGTGGCCTGGCTtgtctttgatctcttcgcCCACGCCAATCCGGTATTGATATTCTGCATCATTTCTAGgtgtttgcttctttggaaattctttctttctttccagaTACCTTTACCTGCTCCTCGATTTTGGTCCAGCGAAACACTTGGCAGATGTCTATGCTGCAACAGATTTGAAAATACCTGGGCTGGACGGAATTCCCACTCTGGAATTCTGCAAGTGAATTCCATGTTAGAAGATCAATAGTAAGGTTATAGATAAGTAAAGCTTAGCGAAGCTAAACTCATAGAGGCTCAGTAAGGAGGCGAGCTTGTAAGCCAAATCTACCTTTCGAGAAGAAGCCTTTGGTTTCTTTGCTACTATTAACCCGGCCGAGTAAAAGCGAATCCCTTATATCTCCCTAAATTAAGGCTATGCTAACTGCGAAAAGGTAGGTCGTCGATACCGGTAGGTAGATTTATATGTAAGTGACACGAGGGTTATTCGTAACTCTTGAGGACATATAGAGTGTAGTAAAGGTCGGGAATTCCTTTCACCAGCCACCCGTAAGAAAGGTGACACTTTGTCTGCTTGCCGTCGATTCTAACAAGCTTGGTATTTGTAGGACCAATCGCTCTTCTTTAGTATTAGAGGCCACAACTTGATCGTAGTTACTTGGTCTAACAAGCAAGGGAGACAGATTAACTCATCTCGAGTGGACTCCCTAAACTACCTGACTCGGGGGGGAGGAAAGGAAAGGATCTTACTGCAACATACATCTACTCATTGTCCTAGAAACATACCAGATTACATGACTATGCACGGCCTTCTAGAAGTGAACTTTTGACCTTCAATATTTGAACTTCTTGTCATCGGGGACCTGTGAAACTCAATTGAATGCCTCTTCTCACACGCTCGGGGTTGCGTCTCTCTAAGATTTCGGGGACAAATCCAAGCTATGAACAGGCACTGAAACAAGATCAACTCGAAAGTGAAAGATGATTTGATTTGAATAAGTGGTAGGCTGACAGCTTGAAGTGGAGACTTTCACTCATAGTACGGCTTTGCATCGATAAGCCTGAACGCAACTTCCTTGTCATGACCGAAGATCAACGTTGCGTTGTATAGTCTTTGAAGTCGGCGGATCATGTTAAGGCTGCGATACCATGCATTGTGATCCCGAGCTAGGCCTCCGTGGGGATGGCCCAGCTCATAATTCTCTGCAACGTGGAACTGATCCGTGGTCCAAATAAATGACCCGTCGTTGGCAAGATTGACTTGCATGATGCATAGTCCAGGAGTGTGACCAGGTGAATGGTGGAGAGTGATGCCTTGGAAAAGGTCAAGCTGTGACTCGTTGAAGGTATTCCACTTGAGCTCTTCGAGCAGCATGTAGTGCGCCAGGTAGACGCCCAAGTCCGCCCCGGTTGCGATCGCCCAACATGCGTGCTTGAATTCTTCTTCGTGGACATAGATTGGGACCTCTGTGTTTGCAAAATGCTCAAGTCCTCCGGCATGATCAAGATGCAGATGTCCAATGATGACCGCTTTCACATCTTTGATATCGTTCCCAGTGGCTTTGATAGCATTTGGGAGCTTGTGCTTGTCTGAGTATTCTACTCGTGGAAAGACATCCGTGACTGGCGCTGGCCATTTCTGTATGTCGGTTAGTATTACATGATGAATATGGCAACATAGTCTGACAAACCACTTCTAGGTCCTCAGCACAGCCAGTCTCATAAAGAATCAGGCCAACTCCCGGGTATTCAATGAGAGCGGCCAGGACCACTAAATCTCGACGTTTGTTCACTGGATTAGGGTTGCTCAAGGAACTTGTATTGCCCCCTCGGAAAATCCTGTACAAGGTCATTAAGAAGCTCAGAGCTTCATTCCCCCTCGGCAAATACACGCACCATGATTCATCTGCTTGGAGAGTACCCAAGTTGAGAATATGCATCTTGGTCCCAGCAGGACACTTGAATGCTGGGACCGCTGCAGATACCAGCAGTGCAGCGGGGACGGGGGAACTCATGTTTCAGATGGAAAGATCCAATAGAGAAAATTTGAAAAATAGGATCGTCACTAATGGTTTTTCcagttcccccccccccccccccccccccccccccccccgcatATTGGGTAGTTTCTCTCCCAAAAGTACGATGCAGAGAGGGGTTGTCTGACATACATGGTAGATCCAGTCTTGTTCCACAGGTTTCAAGTTTTGAGAGTTGCGTTTATAAACAGATGCCTTCCAGCTATGCGAGATGAGTCAAGCTTATACAGGAAAAAGGAGGTTGATGCCGTTTTTGGTATTCTACAACATccaacatacaacatagtgaAAAAGCCatcacaaaaaaaaaaaaaaattggattGATCTTATATGCCACAGAATTTCCAACCTAAATAGTTTTAATCAAGAGATGAGACCTATTGGATCCGTTCACGAGTCAGTAGGAGGCCTACGAATTCAGGTCTAAATCATCCGAAAAAGGGAAGTTCTTCATAGCCGAAGAGAATCGGAGGGGACCTGATAGTAAATCCATGCCGTTCTGAGCTGAAAAGAAACCAAGTATACTGTTATACTGTGAGATAGTTAAACCCATGTCAGATGGGAATAACGTACCAGGTCAACCTCGACTGCAGGTAAACGGCTTCAGTATGCCAGTATCAGCCTGAAATTGACCATCTATAGCAGTATCAATGCAAGTTGAAGAGGATGTAGAAGGTAGATCTATAGATCCCCCTTCGTCATGCCCTTGTAATGGTTTATTTGCATCACCCGTGTAACCATGACAGGTCAAAGTTGATGCCCACTTTCTATCTAGTCCGATTCTCTGGGGATACTTACTTTTACGATATGTCTTTGCCATTGAATTTGAACACGATGGATCCTATTTCCGCCGAAAACACACTCGCGTATCATGGACTTTGGATGAAATCAACGACCACCGATGGAGTTACTTCAGCGCACACTCCCCCTGATCAAATCAAGTCGCTGATCAGGACCTTTCTTGAGGATATCGGCTTTGATCGCAGCATTCACGTAGTTCAAGACCATGAGATGACAAGGGCGGTTTGGCAGTACTTTCAAAGTCTCGAACTAGGAGAGAAGACTGAGCAATCGGTCCAACAAACCCTCCACCCTTCGGTAAATTTTGCATATCACGGGTATACGACTCTTCCCTTCCAGGTGAGGGTGCTCGGTGCCATTCAATTCCTCTATATGTTTCTAGTGGATGATGTGGCGGAGGAATTCATCGAGGACCTTCAAGCATTTGGTCAGAAGTAAGTCTACAGTTGGGGCTTCAAAAGAGTCTTCGACAACAGACTGATCCCCTTAGCTTTGTTCTGAATCAACAACACAAGCATCCGGTCCTTGCTGGGTTGGATTCTCACCTTCGCAACCTGTCGCATTATTACGGTCCATACTGCCATTCGG
Above is a window of Penicillium digitatum chromosome 2, complete sequence DNA encoding:
- a CDS encoding Di-copper centre-containing protein, with protein sequence MRWFSSPLRDCAFPRDISVSRSRVFIYLGLAVTLLLLSYQLILDQAPIIGTNWTTGQGISVAGDNDHVVSDPTQPAEKELVLAAMQASNMSWVEEYLSDWKVNIYRADAKDGDVGLTVPVNKGNEAMVYLTYIVDRYRSLPEVSVFLHGGRYQWHVDNPLYDSVISISHLNFDFVQEAGYVNLRCAWSVGCPRELEPARYLRERPDDKGHPTAVEYPDRFMELFPRAEVPEVVGTPCCSQFALSKTKIYEQSLERYVRLQRWLMETDLEAGISGRILEYSWHMIFGKPAQYCLDRRECYCQTYRYCNMTDSDIQKQWVWRGLQLPKGWPEQSEPAE
- a CDS encoding Putative F-box domain protein, producing the protein MGLFDKLRRSSRRSSRRSNQETTDPPSPRANVPARDYTKQLPRPVLARIFSFVCPHATDNTYETSEESANDGCMLCDMRDLAYCSLVNKRWFSDARALLYTHVRIDPVHYCELEIELAARRKRRSFLNRNGDPIDAPQVRLELFMRTVRESQGLGNMVVSLRMPYMTREANKANVARTISVLPNLRFVDLPAGLYSDETSCLSLKQELMARCPELRRMAYRQGAEGSFARLAGSQLWVNLEVLELSGVHMEASTLRAGLGSFPHLRELTLENLDWLDDSAFAVNVPLPPFPPVQSLTLRDTPHVTASGLAAFLSTPANRATLGSLVLSSTGVAPSKLHCILSGAPRLESLSVIQEVSRSFPMGQIPPLASRSLHLLHYELTSQTETHGMPPVVSSYYSYLISCLVSRTLPALRDLYVRDSSFPDTLLLMPPPRLFGGGENGPQMRGGLSQPLNVYSKGLDEFEWNFTPYDPIPAPGRRDSTTRPVSLHEAQLNRSWGGDARKSVLVGNGFGGFLAIPADEERPMSSQGHARRSSKQDMWR
- a CDS encoding Glutathione-dependent formaldehyde-activating enzyme/centromere protein V yields the protein MADINQSTSEGHWKHLPPYEGPSDEQFGLLKWRGKCFCGKITYLLKREKPLIAKYCHCRVCQVTHGAPLQWAAIFHKDDIAFPNGVSGLRFYSSTHNRPDHVLPTKVSCANCRTPIMDEGRNMCLIFPQLIELAGSSLEQREKTEAFKPTCHIFYQSRTLDLPDGLPKWSGMENASDRMDDHGHRIGVEQ
- a CDS encoding kinase-like domain-containing protein; translation: MPPKDYHVGPRFPGLPDGDEDLSPEQQKQATNDNELASRSKYYEMSSLASNKSVYEALKLDRRLWEPFTCCQLFFHGSLAFIPGLGLTGPPGVTAPLMMTENECQKQYEQKVQYEYRLYLWDLVKSQLCIDRAGCVPNNRWEAT
- a CDS encoding Metallo-beta-lactamase superfamily protein, which gives rise to MSSPVPAALLVSAAVPAFKCPAGTKMHILNLGTLQADESWIFRGGNTSSLSNPNPVNKRRDLVVLAALIEYPGVGLILYETGCAEDLEVKWPAPVTDVFPRVEYSDKHKLPNAIKATGNDIKDVKAVIIGHLHLDHAGGLEHFANTEVPIYVHEEEFKHACWAIATGADLGVYLAHYMLLEELKWNTFNESQLDLFQGITLHHSPGHTPGLCIMQVNLANDGSFIWTTDQFHVAENYELGHPHGGLARDHNAWYRSLNMIRRLQRLYNATLIFGHDKEVAFRLIDAKPYYE